In a genomic window of Streptomyces sp. SJL17-4:
- a CDS encoding antitoxin produces MGLLDSLKAKLAPAKDKVADLAQQHGDKIDHGIEKAAKLVDEKTKGKYSDKIHSGTDKAKDALDRIGHKDDGTPGSGPTPGTGPTPGTGPTPGTGPTPGSGPTPGSGGTTPPPTA; encoded by the coding sequence ATGGGTCTCCTGGATTCGCTGAAGGCAAAGCTCGCCCCGGCCAAGGACAAAGTCGCCGACCTCGCGCAGCAGCACGGGGACAAGATCGACCATGGCATCGAGAAGGCCGCGAAGCTGGTCGACGAGAAGACCAAGGGCAAGTACAGCGACAAGATCCATTCCGGTACGGACAAGGCCAAGGACGCACTGGACCGGATCGGTCACAAGGACGACGGCACGCCGGGAAGCGGCCCCACCCCGGGGACCGGCCCGACACCGGGGACCGGCCCGACACCCGGGACCGGCCCCACCCCTGGGAGCGGCCCCACGCCCGGCAGCGGCGGTACGACACCGCCGCCGACCGCCTGA